A portion of the Lolium rigidum isolate FL_2022 chromosome 1, APGP_CSIRO_Lrig_0.1, whole genome shotgun sequence genome contains these proteins:
- the LOC124670265 gene encoding protein MLO-like, translated as MATPGGRELPNTPTWAVALVVLVLVLISVAMEHALHRLTHWFHKRQKKALAEALEKMKAELMLVGFISLLLTVFQTPISKICISHNAGNVMLPCKLPAPYAGSGDDGEKDNRRRLLSFFQGDSHRRSLATAVADVCASKGKVALMSTSSLHQLHIFIFVLAVFHVAYSVISMTLSRLKMKKWKKWEAETASLEYQFANDPLRFRLTHQTSFVKRHMGLSSVTGVRWIVAFFRQFFRSVTKVDYLTLRQGFINAHLSPNIKFDFHKYIKRSLEDDFKVVVGISLPLWFVAILTLFLDFKGISTLTWITFVPLVILLCVGTKLEIIIMEMAQEIQDRATVIKGAPVVEPSNKFFWFNRPDWVLFLIHLTLFQNAFQMAHFVWTLATPGLKKCFHENIGLSVMKVVVGLGLQIMCSYITFPLYALVTQMGSNMKRTIFDEQTAKALQNWRNTARERKKTRDADMLTAQMIGDATPSRGTSPVPSRGASPVHLLHKSKKRSDDFESAPTSPINEMEASDMYPVVAHRVHKLNPSDRRRSASSSALDSDVSAEFSFSMQH; from the exons ATGGCGACACCGGGAGGGCGGGAACTGCCGAACACGCCGACATGGGCGGTGgcgctcgtcgtcctcgtcctggtGCTCATCTCCGTCGCTATGGAGCACGCGCTCCACAGGCTCACCCAT TGGTTCCACAAGCGGCAGAAGAAGGCCCTGGCCGAGGCGCTGGAGAAGATGAAGGCGGAGCTCATGCTGGTGGGCTTCATATCCCTGCTCCTCACCGTCTTCCAGACGCCCATCTCCAAGATTTGCATCTCCCACAACGCCGGAAACGTCATGCTGCCGTGCAAGCTCCCAGCACCCTACGCGGGCAGCGGTGACGACGGCGAAAAGGACAACCGCCGCCGGCTTCTCAGCTTCTTCCAAGGCGACAGCCACCGTCGGTCCTTGGCCACCGCCGTCGCGGACGTCTGCGCCAGTAAG GGCAAGGTGGCGCTCATGTCCACTAGCAGCCTGCACCAGCTGCACATATTCATCTTCGTGCTCGCCGTCTTCCATGTCGCTTACAGCGTCATCTCCATGACGCTCAGCCGTCTCAAA ATGAAGAAGTGGAAGAAATGGGAGGCTGAGACCGCCTCGTTGGAGTATCAGTTTGCAAATG ATCCCTTGCGGTTCCGTTTGACGCATCAGACGTCCTTCGTGAAGCGCCACATGGGCCTCTCCAGCGTCACTGGCGTCAGATGGATC GTTGCGTTCTTCAGGCAGTTCTTCAGGTCAGTCACCAAGGTGGACTACCTCACATTGCGCCAAGGCTTCATCAAT GCACATTTGTCGCCCAACATAAAATTCGACTTCCACAAGTACATCAAGCGGTCGCTGGAGGACGACTTCAAAGTCGTCGTCGGCATCAG cctcCCGCTGTGGTTCGTGGCGATCCTTACGCTCTTCcttgattttaaag GGATCAGCACGCTCACCTGGATTACTTTTGTCCCTCTCGTG ATCCTCCTGTGTGTTGGAACCAAGCTAGAGATCATCATTATGGAGATGGCGCAAGAGATTCAAGACCGAGCCACCGTCATCAAGGGGGCTCCTGTCGTCGAGCCCAGCAATAAGTTCTTCTGGTTCAACCGCCCTGATTGGGTCTTGTTCCTCATACATTTGACACTGTTCCAG AATGCGTTTCAGATGGCTCATTTCGTGTGGACCCTG GCCACACCTGGCTTGAAGAAATGCTTCCACGAGAACATAGGACTAAGCGTCATGAAGGTCGTGGTGGGCTTAGGTCTTCAGATCATGTGCAGCTACATCACCTTCCCCCTCTATGCACTTGTCACACAG ATGGGCTCAAACATGAAGAGGACCATCTTCGACGAACAGACGGCCAAGGCACTGCAAAACTGGCGGAACACAGCCAGAGAGCGGAAGAAGACCAGAGACGCGGACATGTTGACGGCACAGATGATCGGCGACGCTACGCCGAGCCGAGGAACGTCGCCGGTGCCAAGCCGAGGAGCGTCGCCAGTGCACCTGCTTCACAAGAGCAAAAAACGCTCCGACGATTTCGAGAGCGCACCAACCTCGCCAATAAACGAGATGGAGGCTAGTGACATGTATCCCGTTGTGGCACATCGGGTGCACAAACTAAATCCTTCGGATAGGAGGAGGTCTGCCTCATCGTCGGCTCTCGATTCTGACGTCAGTGCTGAATTTTCCTTCAGCATGCAACATTGA